One genomic region from Paracoccus pantotrophus encodes:
- a CDS encoding patatin-like protein produces the protein MVERATGEVRFAVVLYGGVSLAIYMNGIAQELLRMVRGSSDLPDEALAPGELIYRRLSRALAGPRGGRKRFVIDIISGTSAGGINGVALAKALVVGARDIDILREAWTEKADIGQLLNDRQGIAGRLRPTESLLDGGHMFRVLHDTLARLTGDGRPLAETVDLFVTATDLHGRQAPIHLTGARLDERVHRKVFHFAYDGAGRNDFGPGNEAMLAFAARCTSSFPVAFPPMRFADMPAAAQDAGFARFFDHDPDYAGRPFADGGYLDNRPFSYATGLIPSRPTTLPGERKLLFIDPFPEAPAPSGQPSEPVDFLQNAQLALTGLPRYEVIRDDIRAIARMNRRLERLGALQTRWREDQRRVEAAGRKMRQRRKPADLDRMDLADLMTGAYQYPQNYPLYHHLRVYGTTDGLSAMVAGLAGYPPDSDVALYLRQILRGWRDENFSAYHAEGRETENAYLSRYDLDFRLRRLIHLRAHIDEALDRRERIQGENVALHLSPELLAPLRVRIEEELAELRRLASPDGSRAQALLAGAEILRLDGLISAEYSAVMKLATLDQRYRRAREIYRGTEIKALVDKALARLGRDMRAVFDASSARIRADLAQPELQPLLDVYDDFHWHDVMTYPFLEGSELQEHSQVEVFRVSPADSGLNPRPDKLAGIAVGAFGGFLNRDWREHDILWGRLDGAERIVAALMSDRPEAERNAWIQEFQNQILREEYGEVAGQARRLALLKAKLRDARIDEDAFEETAAQALGVKDAAELDLRRFGTHYKDFKPIGPRPPEIAGWSSRAMAILSRMIDDLPDDGILRMLGSRGAAALRAGGGLISGFARFAMPGSYWRMLADKMLFLAMLAGLLVVLLSPWLGSAAARIGWLLLAVAIATWLLLHSFGRWLRGRDSLPQALRWLALCVALALMGVGLATVADRLFG, from the coding sequence GTCGTCCTGTACGGCGGCGTCTCGCTGGCGATCTACATGAACGGCATCGCGCAGGAACTGCTGCGCATGGTGCGCGGCAGTTCCGACCTGCCGGACGAGGCGCTGGCGCCTGGCGAACTGATCTATCGCCGGCTGTCGCGCGCGCTGGCGGGCCCGCGCGGCGGGCGCAAGCGCTTCGTGATCGACATCATCTCGGGCACCTCGGCGGGCGGGATCAACGGCGTGGCGCTGGCCAAGGCGCTGGTTGTGGGCGCGCGCGACATCGACATCCTGCGCGAGGCCTGGACGGAAAAAGCCGATATCGGCCAGTTGCTCAACGACCGCCAGGGCATTGCCGGCCGCCTGCGCCCGACCGAATCGCTGCTGGACGGCGGCCATATGTTCCGGGTGCTGCACGACACGCTGGCCCGGCTGACCGGCGACGGCCGGCCGCTGGCCGAGACGGTGGACCTGTTCGTCACCGCCACCGACCTGCACGGCCGGCAGGCGCCGATCCACCTGACCGGCGCGCGGCTGGACGAAAGGGTCCACCGCAAGGTGTTCCATTTCGCCTATGACGGGGCGGGCCGCAACGATTTCGGCCCCGGAAACGAGGCCATGCTGGCCTTTGCCGCGCGCTGCACCTCGTCCTTTCCGGTGGCCTTTCCGCCGATGCGCTTTGCCGACATGCCGGCCGCGGCGCAGGATGCCGGCTTTGCCCGCTTCTTCGACCACGACCCGGATTATGCCGGCCGGCCGTTCGCCGATGGCGGCTATCTGGACAACCGGCCCTTCAGCTATGCGACCGGGCTGATCCCGTCGCGCCCGACCACCCTGCCGGGCGAGCGCAAGCTTCTGTTCATCGACCCTTTCCCCGAGGCGCCCGCGCCCTCCGGCCAGCCGTCCGAGCCAGTCGATTTCCTGCAAAACGCCCAGCTGGCGCTGACCGGGCTGCCGCGCTACGAGGTGATCCGCGACGATATCCGCGCCATTGCCCGCATGAACCGGCGGCTGGAGCGGCTGGGCGCCTTGCAGACCCGCTGGCGCGAGGACCAGCGGCGGGTCGAGGCGGCCGGGCGCAAGATGCGGCAAAGGCGCAAGCCGGCCGACCTGGACCGGATGGACCTGGCCGACCTGATGACCGGCGCCTATCAATACCCGCAGAACTACCCACTTTATCACCACCTGCGGGTCTATGGCACCACCGACGGGCTGTCGGCGATGGTGGCCGGGCTGGCCGGATACCCGCCGGATTCGGACGTGGCGCTGTATCTGCGCCAGATCCTGCGTGGCTGGCGCGACGAGAACTTCAGCGCCTATCACGCCGAGGGCCGCGAGACCGAGAACGCCTACCTGTCCCGCTATGACCTGGATTTCCGGCTGCGCCGGCTGATCCATCTGCGCGCCCATATCGACGAGGCGCTGGACCGGCGCGAGCGCATCCAGGGCGAGAACGTGGCGCTGCACCTGTCCCCGGAACTGCTGGCGCCCCTGCGCGTCCGGATCGAAGAGGAACTGGCCGAGCTGCGCCGCCTGGCCAGTCCCGACGGCAGCCGGGCGCAGGCCCTGCTGGCCGGCGCCGAGATCCTTCGGCTGGACGGGCTGATCTCGGCCGAATACAGCGCGGTGATGAAGCTTGCGACGCTCGATCAGCGGTATCGCAGGGCGCGCGAGATCTATCGCGGCACGGAAATCAAGGCGCTGGTGGACAAGGCACTGGCCCGGCTGGGCCGGGACATGCGCGCGGTCTTCGACGCCAGCAGCGCCCGCATCCGCGCCGACCTGGCCCAGCCCGAATTGCAGCCGCTTCTGGATGTCTATGACGATTTCCATTGGCATGACGTGATGACCTATCCCTTCCTGGAGGGGTCCGAGCTTCAGGAACATTCGCAGGTCGAGGTGTTCCGCGTCAGCCCCGCCGACAGCGGGCTGAACCCGCGGCCCGACAAGCTGGCGGGCATCGCCGTCGGTGCCTTCGGCGGCTTCCTGAACCGGGACTGGCGCGAGCATGACATCCTGTGGGGCCGGCTCGACGGGGCCGAGCGTATCGTCGCGGCGCTGATGTCCGACCGCCCCGAGGCCGAGCGCAACGCCTGGATACAGGAGTTCCAGAACCAGATCCTGCGCGAGGAATATGGCGAAGTGGCGGGCCAGGCCCGGCGGCTGGCGCTGCTCAAGGCCAAGCTGCGCGATGCCCGCATCGACGAGGACGCCTTCGAGGAGACTGCCGCCCAGGCGCTGGGGGTCAAGGACGCGGCCGAGCTGGACCTGCGGCGTTTCGGCACGCATTACAAGGATTTCAAGCCCATCGGACCGCGCCCGCCCGAGATCGCGGGCTGGAGCAGCCGCGCCATGGCGATCCTGTCGCGCATGATCGACGATCTGCCCGACGACGGCATCCTGCGCATGCTGGGCAGCCGCGGGGCGGCGGCGCTGCGGGCCGGTGGCGGGCTGATCTCGGGCTTTGCGCGCTTTGCCATGCCCGGCAGCTACTGGCGGATGCTGGCGGACAAGATGCTGTTCCTGGCCATGCTGGCGGGGTTGCTGGTGGTGCTGCTGTCGCCCTGGCTGGGATCGGCGGCTGCCAGGATCGGCTGGCTGCTGCTTGCGGTCGCGATCGCGACCTGGCTCCTGCTCCACAGCTTCGGGCGCTGGCTGCGCGGGCGCGACAGCCTGCCGCAGGCGTTGCGCTGGCTGGCGCTCTGCGTTGCGCTGGCGCTGATGGGCGTGGGGCTGGCAACTGTCGCAGATCGCCTGTTCGGCTGA
- the folD gene encoding bifunctional methylenetetrahydrofolate dehydrogenase/methenyltetrahydrofolate cyclohydrolase FolD, whose protein sequence is MGARIIDGKGFASGVRGRVAEAVARLKAAHGITPGLAVVLVGEDPASQVYVRNKGVQTREAGMASFEHKLPAETPQAELLALIARLNADPAVHGILVQLPLPGHMDAEAVINAIDPRKDVDGFHVLNVGLLGTGQKAMVPCTPLGCLMLLRDALGDLAGLNAVVVGRSNIVGKPMAQLLLNESCTVTIAHSRTRDLAGLCRSADILVAAVGRPRMIRGDWVKPGATVIDVGINRIEEEGRTRLVGDVDFEGAAGVAGAITPVPGGVGPMTIACLLANTLTACCRANGWPEPEGLTA, encoded by the coding sequence ATGGGGGCAAGGATCATCGACGGCAAGGGTTTTGCTTCTGGTGTTCGGGGGCGGGTTGCAGAGGCTGTGGCCCGGCTGAAGGCGGCGCATGGGATCACGCCCGGCCTGGCGGTGGTGCTGGTGGGCGAGGATCCGGCCAGCCAGGTCTATGTCCGCAACAAGGGCGTCCAGACCCGCGAGGCCGGCATGGCGAGCTTTGAGCACAAGCTGCCGGCCGAGACCCCGCAGGCGGAACTGCTGGCGCTGATCGCCCGGCTGAACGCCGATCCGGCCGTCCATGGCATCCTGGTGCAGCTGCCGCTGCCCGGGCATATGGACGCCGAGGCGGTGATCAACGCCATCGACCCGAGGAAGGACGTGGACGGCTTCCATGTGCTGAACGTGGGCCTGCTCGGCACCGGGCAGAAGGCGATGGTGCCCTGCACGCCCTTGGGCTGCCTGATGCTCTTGCGCGACGCCCTCGGCGATCTTGCCGGGCTGAACGCGGTGGTGGTCGGGCGCTCGAACATCGTCGGCAAGCCGATGGCGCAACTGTTGTTGAACGAAAGCTGTACGGTGACCATCGCGCACAGTCGGACGCGGGATCTGGCGGGGCTGTGCCGCAGCGCCGACATCCTGGTCGCGGCGGTGGGCCGGCCGCGGATGATTCGCGGCGACTGGGTCAAGCCGGGCGCCACGGTGATCGACGTGGGCATCAACCGCATCGAGGAGGAGGGCCGCACGCGCCTGGTCGGCGACGTGGATTTCGAGGGTGCAGCAGGGGTCGCGGGCGCCATCACCCCGGTGCCGGGCGGCGTCGGGCCGATGACCATCGCCTGCCTTTTGGCCAATACGCTGACCGCCTGCTGCCGGGCCAATGGCTGGCCCGAGCCCGAGGGGCTGACCGCCTGA